The genomic DNA GCAGGATCAGCGCGGTAATGATGCGTTGTTTAAGCATTAAGCACGAGCTCCAGCCTCGACCTGCTCGCTGGTCTTACCGAAGCGGCGCTGGCGCGAAGCGAAATCGGCCAGGGCATTGCGCATGGCCTCGTGTTTGAAGTCCGGCCAGTACAGGTCGGAGAAATAGAGTTCGGCGTAAGCCAGCTGCCACAGCAGGAAGTTACTGATGCGGTGCTCGCCACCGGTGCGGATGCACAGGTCCGGCAACGGCAATTCGCCTGTCGCCAGGCAGGCCTGCAAAAGCCCGGGAGTAATGTCATCCGGACGCAGGTGGCCGGCCTGAACCTCACGGGCCAGCCGCTGCGCGGCCTGGGCAATATCCCACTGGCCACCATAGTTGGCGGCGATCTGCAGGATGAAGCGATTACTGCCGGCGGTCTGCGCCTCGGCCTCGCGCATGGCGGCCTGCAGCTCTGGATGGAAACGCGAACGATCGCCAATGATGCGCAGGCTGATATTGTTCTCGTTCAGGCGTTTGGCCTCACGGCGCAGCGCCGAGAAGAACAGCTCCATCAACGCCCCCACTTCTTCGGCAGGGCGCTGCCAGTTCTCACTGGAGAAGGCGAACAGGGTGAGCACCTCGACGCCGGACTTGGCGCAGACCTCGATAACCGCACGTACGGCATCGACGCCGGCCTTGTGCCCGGCTACGCCGGGCAACAGGCGCTTCTTCGCCCAGCGATTATTGCCATCCATGATGATCGCGACGTGTCGCGGCACCGAAGACGGTGCCGCCAGCTTGGTCTTTTCCATTAAAAAACCTCGGCCTTAGACGGCCAACAGGTCCTTTTCCTTGGCTTTGAACGCAGCGTCGATTTCGGCGACGAACTTGTCGGTCAGCTTCTGGATCTCGTCA from Pseudomonas putida includes the following:
- the uppS gene encoding polyprenyl diphosphate synthase, whose protein sequence is MEKTKLAAPSSVPRHVAIIMDGNNRWAKKRLLPGVAGHKAGVDAVRAVIEVCAKSGVEVLTLFAFSSENWQRPAEEVGALMELFFSALRREAKRLNENNISLRIIGDRSRFHPELQAAMREAEAQTAGSNRFILQIAANYGGQWDIAQAAQRLAREVQAGHLRPDDITPGLLQACLATGELPLPDLCIRTGGEHRISNFLLWQLAYAELYFSDLYWPDFKHEAMRNALADFASRQRRFGKTSEQVEAGARA